In one Pseudomonas sp. SCA2728.1_7 genomic region, the following are encoded:
- a CDS encoding efflux RND transporter periplasmic adaptor subunit produces the protein MDKKLMVVAVATLALGIGIGSQWSANSSIDAHADEAAEHADHAEEGAAAEGEHGEEGHIELSAEQITAAGIQLAEAKAQNLSLGLPFPGEVRFDEDRTAHVVPRVPGVVEAVAVNLGQTVKKGQLLAVIASQQISDQRSEQAAAQRRLTLARTTYEREKKLWQDKISAEQDFLQARQALQEAEIAVSNARQKISVLSGSVVATGGNRYELRAPFDGVVVEKHLTPGEVVDESTAAFTLSDLSRVWVTFGVSPKDLNKVQVGKAVTVSAPELNAEVTGSVAYVGSLLGEQTRTATVRVTLENPQGSWRPGLFVTALVATDSREAKVAVPETAIQTVEDKPTVFVRTDDGFEARAVELGSRAAGHVEITQGLEPGAQVASAGSFVLKSELGKASAEHSH, from the coding sequence ATGGACAAAAAACTGATGGTTGTCGCGGTGGCGACGTTGGCGTTGGGGATTGGCATAGGCTCGCAGTGGTCAGCCAACTCAAGCATCGACGCCCACGCCGATGAGGCTGCTGAACACGCCGATCACGCCGAAGAAGGCGCCGCTGCCGAAGGCGAACATGGCGAAGAAGGACACATTGAATTGAGCGCCGAACAGATCACCGCTGCCGGTATTCAACTCGCCGAAGCAAAGGCGCAGAACCTCAGCCTCGGCCTGCCGTTCCCCGGCGAAGTGCGCTTCGACGAAGACCGCACCGCCCACGTCGTACCGCGCGTGCCAGGTGTGGTCGAGGCGGTGGCGGTCAACCTCGGGCAAACGGTGAAGAAGGGCCAGTTACTGGCGGTGATCGCCAGTCAGCAGATCTCCGATCAACGCAGCGAGCAGGCCGCCGCGCAGCGTCGCTTGACGTTGGCGCGCACCACTTATGAACGCGAGAAAAAACTCTGGCAGGACAAGATCTCCGCCGAGCAGGATTTCCTCCAGGCGCGCCAGGCGTTGCAAGAGGCGGAAATCGCCGTGAGCAATGCGCGGCAAAAGATCAGCGTGCTCAGCGGCAGCGTGGTCGCCACTGGCGGCAATCGCTACGAGTTGCGCGCACCGTTCGACGGCGTGGTGGTGGAAAAACACCTGACGCCGGGCGAGGTGGTCGATGAAAGCACAGCGGCGTTCACCCTCTCGGATCTGTCGCGAGTGTGGGTGACGTTCGGCGTGTCACCGAAGGATCTGAACAAGGTGCAAGTGGGCAAAGCGGTCACCGTCAGCGCCCCGGAATTGAACGCGGAAGTCACCGGTAGCGTGGCTTACGTTGGCAGTTTGCTCGGCGAACAGACCCGCACGGCAACCGTACGCGTCACCCTGGAAAACCCACAAGGTTCATGGCGCCCCGGTCTGTTCGTCACTGCGCTGGTGGCGACCGACAGTCGCGAAGCGAAGGTTGCCGTACCGGAAACCGCGATCCAGACCGTCGAGGACAAACCTACGGTGTTCGTGCGTACCGACGATGGCTTCGAAGCGCGCGCGGTTGAACTGGGCAGCCGCGCCGCCGGCCATGTGGAAATCACTCAAGGGCTGGAACCGGGCGCGCAAGTCGCCAGCGCCGGCAGCTTCGTCCTCAAGTCGGAGCTGGGCAAAGCCTCAGCCGAGCACAGTCATTAA
- a CDS encoding CusA/CzcA family heavy metal efflux RND transporter, translated as MFERLIQFAIEQRIIVLLAVLLMAGLGIASYQKLPIDAVPDITNVQVQINTGAAGFSPLETEQRITFPIETAMAGLPALEQTRSLSRSGLSQVTVIFKDGTDLFFARQLVNERLQIAKEQLPEGAEALMGPISTGLGEIFLWTVEAKEGALKDDGTPYTPTDLRVIQDWIIKPQLRNVPGVAEINTIGGFAKEYQIAPDPKRLAAYKLTLTDLVTALERNNANVGAGYIERSGEQLLIRAPGQVASTEDIANIVMANVDGTPIRVKNVATVEIGRELRSGAATENGREVVLGTVFMLIGENSRTVSQAVASKLEQINKSLPVGVIAVPVYDRTHLVDKAIATVKKNLIEGAILVIAILFLFLGNIRAALITAMVIPLSMLFTFTGMFSNKVSANLMSLGALDFGIIVDGAVVIVENTLRRLAHAQQHHGRLLTRAERFKEVFAAAKEARRPLIFGQLIIMVVYLPIFALSGVEGKMFHPMAFTVVIALLGAMLLSVTFVPAAIALFVTGKVKEEEGAVMRGARRVYAPALAWVMSHRAIAVGVALGVIVLSGVLTSRMGSEFVPSLSEGDFALQALRVPGTSLTQSVDMQQRLETLILAKVPEVERVFARTGTAEIASDPMPPNISDSYVMLKPKEQWPDPGKSRETLMAELQAAAATLPGSNYELSQPIQLRFNELISGVRSDVAVKVFGDDMDVLNATAAKIAAAMQKVNGASEVKVEQTTGLPVLTINIDRDKAARYGLNVGDVQDTIAVAVGGRQAGTLYEGDRRFDMVVRLSDAMRKDIDGLSALLIPVPAVNGSANQIGFIALQEVASLDLVLGPNQVSRENGKRLVIVSANVRGRDIGSFVSEAGEVIERDVQVPAGYWTSWGGQFEQLQSAAKRLQIVVPVALLLVFGLLFMMFNNLKDGLLVFTGIPFALTGGVMALWLRDIPLSISAGVGFIALSGVAVLNGLVMIAFIRNLREEGRSLSDAINEGALTRLRPVLMTALVASLGFIPMALATGTGAEVQRPLATVVIGGILSSTILTLLILPALYQLAHRRDEDAVPTK; from the coding sequence ATGTTCGAACGCCTGATCCAGTTTGCCATCGAGCAACGCATCATCGTGCTGCTCGCCGTTCTGCTTATGGCCGGCCTCGGCATTGCCAGTTATCAAAAGCTGCCGATCGACGCCGTGCCCGACATCACCAACGTCCAGGTGCAGATCAACACCGGCGCCGCCGGGTTCTCGCCGCTGGAAACCGAGCAACGCATCACTTTCCCGATTGAAACCGCGATGGCCGGTTTGCCGGCACTGGAGCAGACCCGTTCGCTGTCGCGCTCGGGGCTGTCGCAGGTCACGGTGATCTTCAAGGACGGCACTGACCTGTTCTTCGCCCGCCAATTGGTCAACGAACGTTTGCAGATCGCCAAGGAGCAATTGCCCGAAGGCGCGGAAGCGTTGATGGGGCCGATTTCCACCGGTCTCGGTGAGATCTTTTTGTGGACAGTCGAGGCGAAGGAGGGCGCGCTGAAGGACGACGGCACGCCGTACACGCCGACTGATCTGCGGGTGATTCAGGACTGGATCATCAAGCCGCAATTGCGCAACGTGCCCGGCGTCGCCGAGATCAACACCATCGGTGGTTTCGCCAAGGAATATCAGATCGCGCCGGACCCGAAACGCCTGGCCGCGTACAAGCTGACGCTCACCGATCTGGTCACCGCGCTGGAGCGCAACAACGCCAACGTCGGCGCCGGCTACATCGAGCGCAGCGGCGAACAATTGCTGATCCGCGCGCCGGGGCAAGTGGCGAGCACCGAGGACATCGCCAACATCGTCATGGCCAATGTCGACGGCACGCCGATCCGCGTGAAGAACGTCGCGACAGTGGAAATCGGCCGTGAATTGCGCAGCGGCGCGGCCACGGAAAACGGGCGGGAAGTGGTGCTCGGCACCGTGTTCATGTTGATCGGCGAGAACAGCCGTACGGTGTCGCAAGCAGTCGCGAGCAAGCTTGAACAGATCAATAAATCCCTGCCTGTCGGGGTGATCGCCGTGCCGGTTTACGACCGTACGCACCTGGTCGACAAAGCCATTGCCACGGTGAAAAAGAACCTGATCGAAGGCGCGATTCTGGTCATCGCGATTCTGTTCCTGTTCCTCGGCAATATCCGCGCGGCGCTGATTACCGCGATGGTGATTCCGCTGTCGATGCTGTTCACCTTCACCGGGATGTTCAGCAACAAGGTCAGTGCCAACCTGATGAGCCTCGGCGCGCTGGACTTCGGCATCATCGTCGACGGCGCAGTGGTGATCGTTGAAAACACCCTGCGTCGACTGGCCCATGCGCAGCAGCATCACGGACGATTGTTGACCCGTGCCGAGCGTTTCAAGGAAGTCTTTGCCGCAGCGAAAGAGGCGCGACGACCGCTGATTTTCGGCCAGTTGATCATCATGGTCGTGTACCTACCGATCTTCGCCCTGAGCGGCGTAGAAGGGAAAATGTTCCACCCGATGGCGTTCACTGTGGTCATCGCTTTGCTTGGCGCGATGTTGCTTTCCGTGACCTTCGTGCCGGCGGCGATTGCGCTGTTCGTGACCGGCAAGGTCAAGGAAGAAGAGGGCGCAGTGATGCGTGGCGCCCGTCGTGTTTATGCGCCGGCGCTCGCGTGGGTGATGTCCCATCGCGCAATCGCTGTGGGTGTGGCGTTGGGCGTGATCGTGCTCAGCGGTGTGCTCACCAGTCGTATGGGCAGCGAATTTGTGCCGAGCCTCAGTGAGGGCGATTTTGCCCTGCAAGCGTTGCGTGTACCGGGCACCAGCCTGACGCAATCGGTGGATATGCAGCAGAGGTTGGAGACCTTGATTTTGGCGAAAGTGCCGGAAGTCGAGCGCGTGTTTGCCCGCACTGGCACCGCCGAAATCGCCTCGGATCCGATGCCGCCGAACATCTCCGACAGCTACGTGATGCTCAAGCCGAAAGAGCAGTGGCCGGACCCGGGCAAGTCCCGTGAAACCTTGATGGCGGAACTGCAAGCGGCCGCCGCGACGCTGCCGGGCAGCAACTATGAACTTTCGCAGCCGATCCAGTTGCGCTTCAACGAATTGATCTCTGGTGTGCGTAGCGATGTGGCAGTGAAGGTGTTTGGCGATGACATGGATGTGCTCAATGCCACAGCGGCGAAGATTGCCGCCGCGATGCAGAAGGTTAACGGCGCCTCGGAAGTGAAGGTCGAACAAACCACCGGATTGCCGGTACTGACCATCAACATTGATCGCGACAAGGCTGCGCGTTACGGGCTGAACGTCGGTGATGTGCAGGACACCATCGCGGTCGCGGTGGGCGGGCGGCAGGCCGGAACGTTGTATGAGGGCGACCGGCGTTTCGACATGGTGGTGCGTTTGTCCGATGCCATGCGCAAGGACATCGATGGGCTGTCGGCGTTGCTGATTCCGGTGCCTGCGGTGAATGGTTCGGCGAATCAGATCGGTTTCATTGCGCTGCAAGAAGTCGCCAGTCTGGATCTGGTGCTCGGGCCGAATCAGGTCAGCCGCGAGAACGGCAAGCGTCTGGTGATCGTCAGCGCCAACGTGCGTGGGCGTGATATCGGTTCATTTGTCAGCGAGGCCGGTGAGGTGATCGAGCGTGATGTGCAAGTGCCGGCCGGTTACTGGACCAGTTGGGGCGGGCAGTTCGAGCAACTGCAATCGGCGGCCAAGCGCTTGCAGATTGTCGTGCCGGTGGCGTTGCTGCTGGTGTTCGGGTTGTTGTTCATGATGTTCAACAACCTGAAGGACGGCTTGCTGGTGTTTACCGGGATTCCGTTTGCCTTGACCGGTGGGGTCATGGCGCTGTGGCTGCGCGATATTCCGCTGTCGATTTCGGCGGGTGTCGGGTTTATCGCGTTGTCCGGGGTGGCGGTGTTGAACGGCTTGGTGATGATTGCGTTTATTCGTAATTTGCGTGAGGAGGGGCGGTCGCTGTCCGATGCGATCAACGAAGGCGCTCTGACGCGTTTGCGGCCGGTGTTGATGACGGCGTTGGTGGCGTCGCTGGGCTTTATTCCGATGGCTCTGGCTACCGGCACCGGCGCTGAAGTGCAACGCCCACTGGCAACCGTGGTGATCGGCGGAATCCTGTCCTCCACGATCCTCACGCTGCTGATCTTGCCGGCGCTCTACCAACTCGCCCATCGCCGGGATGAGGACGCCGTTCCAACCAAATAG
- a CDS encoding DUF6124 family protein → MKKPTPNPPETDVIPDANSTSPYASVETKKLHEAADRALDFYLKPSVAIMSAPYIPNQMFLVNPKADTESLLANASESLASATVMLGDFAALLNGTHRKTLLGIAQVVMLGELAVNKALDNVEVRT, encoded by the coding sequence ATGAAAAAGCCAACCCCGAATCCCCCCGAAACAGACGTCATCCCGGACGCCAACTCAACATCCCCCTACGCCTCCGTCGAAACTAAAAAACTTCACGAAGCCGCCGACCGCGCCCTCGATTTCTACCTCAAACCCTCAGTCGCCATCATGTCCGCACCGTACATCCCCAACCAGATGTTCCTGGTCAATCCCAAAGCCGATACCGAATCATTACTGGCCAACGCCAGCGAATCCCTGGCTTCGGCCACGGTGATGCTCGGCGACTTCGCCGCACTGCTGAACGGCACCCATCGCAAGACGCTACTCGGTATTGCACAGGTCGTCATGCTCGGCGAACTGGCGGTGAACAAAGCGCTGGATAACGTGGAGGTCAGGACGTAG
- a CDS encoding DUF2790 domain-containing protein, whose protein sequence is MKLLKLIAFAAVMAMSVNVLAEGGGDRTFERALSANAKAMEQYAANQGKAPPAVKDYEYGMELDVVKVVSVVKPQPACKVVPTAMTYEDSKGQLNTIKYNVMGVCRNGGS, encoded by the coding sequence ATGAAATTACTCAAGTTGATCGCTTTCGCCGCTGTCATGGCGATGTCGGTGAATGTGCTGGCTGAAGGTGGCGGTGACCGCACTTTCGAACGTGCGCTCAGCGCCAACGCCAAAGCCATGGAACAGTACGCCGCCAACCAGGGCAAAGCGCCGCCAGCGGTGAAGGATTACGAATACGGAATGGAGCTGGACGTGGTCAAAGTGGTGAGCGTGGTGAAGCCGCAGCCTGCGTGCAAAGTGGTGCCAACGGCCATGACTTATGAGGATTCCAAGGGGCAGCTCAACACCATCAAGTACAACGTGATGGGCGTGTGTCGAAACGGCGGGAGCTGA
- a CDS encoding heavy metal sensor histidine kinase has translation MKPSSLSMRLGLTVSILGALLVVFLAILAYFALTHELNALSRDSLEKKMAQVEHSLSLYIDANEISGKPHILLDQVMGHDNLTLTIYDRLNLRSPLLKSGSGLSDPRVELKAVRATTEQLTYSDSIDAEGAKFLTVSKLIRLKDGSSVPVLLSMDNAHDQALLSAYLRSTLIALPLLLVFIGLTAWGAVQRGLAPLREFRKVAAMVSTQDLEHRLSVVNMPQELSELAQGINFMLHRLDAGVQQLSQFSDDLAHELRTPINNLMGKAQVTLSRERSVEEYKDVLVSCTEELERVARIVSDMLFLAQVSHPSALAPFEAVALEVEVAKVAEMFSLSAQDKDIHLNVLGSASVLGDRLMIQRAISNLLSNALRHCPNGKTVTLLIEQSATQASLLVSNPGAGIEAQHLPHLFDRFYRVDSSRSRSQGSTGLGLAIVRSIMSLHQGVAEVKSLPGAMTVFRLGFPAVPPMAPSLAGKLPQ, from the coding sequence ATGAAGCCCTCCAGCCTGTCGATGCGCCTCGGTTTGACGGTGAGTATTCTCGGCGCGCTGCTGGTGGTGTTTCTGGCGATCCTCGCCTATTTCGCTCTGACCCATGAACTGAACGCGCTATCTCGGGACAGCCTGGAAAAGAAGATGGCGCAGGTGGAGCACAGCCTGTCGCTGTACATCGATGCCAATGAAATCAGTGGCAAGCCGCATATTCTGCTCGATCAGGTGATGGGGCATGACAACCTGACGCTGACGATTTATGACCGCTTGAACCTGCGCTCGCCGCTGCTCAAATCCGGCAGTGGCTTGAGCGATCCACGGGTGGAATTGAAAGCGGTGCGGGCGACCACTGAGCAGCTGACTTACTCCGACAGCATCGATGCTGAAGGGGCGAAATTCCTCACGGTTTCCAAGCTGATTCGCCTGAAGGACGGCTCGAGTGTGCCGGTGCTGCTGTCGATGGACAACGCCCACGATCAGGCTTTGCTCAGCGCCTACCTGCGCTCGACGCTGATTGCCTTGCCGTTGCTGCTGGTATTCATCGGCCTGACGGCCTGGGGCGCGGTGCAGCGTGGGTTGGCGCCGCTGCGCGAGTTTCGCAAAGTGGCGGCGATGGTCTCGACCCAGGATCTGGAGCATCGGCTGTCGGTGGTGAACATGCCGCAGGAATTGAGCGAACTGGCGCAAGGCATCAACTTCATGCTGCATCGGCTGGATGCCGGGGTGCAGCAGTTGTCGCAGTTTTCCGATGATCTGGCGCATGAACTGCGCACACCGATCAACAATCTGATGGGCAAGGCGCAGGTCACGCTGTCGCGCGAGCGCTCGGTGGAGGAATACAAGGATGTGCTGGTGTCGTGCACCGAAGAACTGGAGCGCGTGGCGCGGATTGTCTCGGACATGTTGTTTCTCGCGCAGGTGAGTCATCCGTCAGCGCTGGCGCCGTTTGAAGCGGTGGCGCTGGAGGTTGAAGTGGCGAAGGTCGCGGAGATGTTTTCGTTGTCGGCGCAGGACAAGGATATTCATTTGAATGTGCTTGGCAGTGCCTCGGTGCTGGGCGACCGGTTGATGATTCAGCGGGCGATTTCGAATTTGCTGTCCAACGCACTGCGCCACTGCCCGAACGGGAAAACCGTGACGCTGCTGATTGAACAGAGTGCGACGCAGGCTTCCCTGCTGGTCAGTAACCCCGGCGCCGGGATTGAAGCGCAGCATTTGCCACATCTGTTCGACCGCTTCTACCGCGTCGACAGCAGCCGCTCACGCTCACAGGGCAGCACGGGGTTGGGGCTGGCGATCGTGCGCTCGATCATGAGCCTGCATCAGGGTGTGGCGGAGGTTAAGAGCTTGCCGGGGGCGATGACCGTGTTCCGGCTTGGGTTTCCTGCGGTGCCGCCAATGGCCCCTTCGCTTGCAGGCAAGCTCCCACAGTGA
- a CDS encoding heavy metal response regulator transcription factor — MRILVVEDELKAAEYLHQGLTESGYVVDHAATGADGLHLAQQQAYDLIILDVNLPELDGWGVLEQLRRTHSTRVMMLTARGRLADKIRGLDLGADDYLVKPFEFPELLARVRTLMRRSENIPVPQVLKVADLELDPGRHRAFRGQQRIDLTTKEFALLHLLMRQSGEVLTRTQIISLVWDMNFDCDTNVVEVSIRRLRAKIDDPFDSKLIHTLRGVGYVLEARE, encoded by the coding sequence ATGCGAATCCTTGTCGTCGAGGACGAGCTTAAAGCTGCCGAATACTTGCATCAGGGTTTGACCGAAAGTGGTTATGTCGTTGACCACGCCGCCACTGGCGCCGATGGTTTGCATCTGGCGCAACAGCAGGCCTATGACCTGATCATTCTCGACGTGAACCTGCCGGAACTCGACGGCTGGGGTGTGCTGGAACAGTTGCGTCGCACCCATTCGACGCGGGTGATGATGCTCACCGCGCGCGGGCGTCTGGCCGACAAGATTCGTGGCCTTGATCTGGGCGCCGATGATTATCTGGTCAAGCCGTTCGAGTTTCCCGAACTGCTGGCGCGGGTGCGCACATTGATGCGCCGTAGCGAAAACATCCCGGTGCCGCAGGTGTTGAAAGTGGCCGATCTGGAACTCGATCCGGGCCGCCATCGCGCGTTTCGCGGGCAACAGCGAATCGACCTGACCACCAAGGAATTCGCCCTGCTGCACCTGCTGATGCGCCAGTCCGGCGAAGTGCTGACGCGCACACAAATTATCTCGCTGGTGTGGGACATGAATTTCGATTGCGACACCAACGTGGTCGAAGTGTCGATCCGCCGTTTGCGGGCGAAGATCGACGACCCGTTCGACAGCAAACTGATTCACACCCTGCGCGGTGTCGGCTATGTGCTGGAGGCGCGGGAATGA
- a CDS encoding co-regulatory protein PtrA N-terminal domain-containing protein has translation MKIVQMGAFVVALAISSVALAEGGGDRTFERMMNNNDRSMELFVAKEKAAGNPVVVTDKKDDKTRDL, from the coding sequence ATGAAAATCGTACAGATGGGTGCTTTTGTTGTGGCGTTGGCGATCTCTTCCGTGGCCCTGGCCGAAGGCGGCGGTGACCGTACTTTCGAACGGATGATGAACAACAACGACCGTTCCATGGAGCTGTTCGTCGCCAAGGAAAAAGCCGCCGGCAACCCGGTTGTCGTCACTGACAAGAAAGACGACAAAACCCGCGATCTGTAA